The following proteins come from a genomic window of Clostridia bacterium:
- the mltG gene encoding endolytic transglycosylase MltG: MRRWAWAGVLAAAALLLASTAAAALSLVAPADPESRDAVLVRIPEGASTGGIGRILAERHIVKNALAFRLAARLDGLAGRLQAGWYRLSPSMTTHEILERLARGDVATVRFTVPEGYTVAQVRSLLVREGFGDAKAVAAATTQRSRVAAWLPAGAEVKEPLEGYLFPDTYTVPYGSGADAAVRAMTRRFAEVWAPELAARSRALGMTVHQTVTLASIIELETKYPQDRPLVSAVFHNRLKLGMPLGSDVTVAYAVGKPAKELTRADFANPSPYNTYVHAGLPPGPICNPGLDAIRAALEPANVPYLYFVALPDGHLLYAKTHEEHLKNVRRARSMESR, from the coding sequence GTGCGGCGATGGGCCTGGGCAGGCGTTCTGGCCGCGGCCGCATTGCTCCTGGCGTCGACCGCGGCGGCTGCGCTTTCCCTGGTCGCGCCCGCCGACCCGGAGTCCCGAGACGCCGTCCTGGTCCGCATCCCGGAAGGCGCGAGCACCGGGGGCATCGGCCGGATCCTCGCGGAGCGGCACATCGTGAAGAACGCCCTGGCGTTCCGCCTCGCGGCCCGTCTCGACGGCCTGGCGGGTCGCCTGCAGGCTGGCTGGTACCGCCTCAGCCCCTCGATGACCACGCACGAGATCCTGGAGCGCCTGGCGCGCGGAGACGTGGCGACCGTCCGGTTCACCGTCCCTGAAGGGTACACCGTCGCGCAGGTGCGCTCGCTGCTCGTCCGGGAGGGGTTCGGCGACGCCAAGGCCGTCGCGGCCGCCACGACGCAGCGCAGCCGCGTCGCCGCCTGGTTGCCGGCGGGGGCGGAGGTGAAGGAGCCGCTCGAGGGCTATCTTTTCCCGGACACCTACACGGTGCCGTACGGCAGCGGGGCGGACGCGGCGGTGCGCGCGATGACGCGCCGCTTCGCCGAGGTGTGGGCGCCGGAACTCGCGGCGCGCAGCCGGGCGCTGGGGATGACGGTGCACCAGACGGTCACCCTGGCCTCCATCATCGAGCTTGAGACAAAATATCCCCAGGACCGGCCGCTCGTGTCCGCCGTCTTCCACAACCGCTTGAAGCTCGGCATGCCGCTGGGCAGCGACGTCACGGTGGCGTACGCCGTGGGCAAGCCCGCGAAGGAGCTGACGCGCGCCGACTTCGCCAATCCGTCGCCGTACAACACGTACGTGCACGCGGGCCTCCCGCCCGGCCCGATCTGCAATCCGGGGCTCGACGCCATCCGCGCCGCCCTGGAACCGGCGAACGTCCCGTACCTCTACTTCGTGGCCCTGCCGGACGGCCACCTACTCTACGCGAAGACGCATGAGGAACACCTGAAGAACGTCCGCAGAGCGAGGTCGATGGAGAGCCGATGA
- a CDS encoding rhomboid family intramembrane serine protease, with the protein MVPLRDSEPSGRFPWVTITLILVNLYVFMRQWLLPPDAAQALIAQWGVIPARVDAAWQGAALSQPHVLATLVTATFLHGGWLHVAGNMLFLWVFGDNIEARLGSLRYLLFYLAAGVVGNVAHVLANPGSLVPAIGASGAVAGVLGAYLVLYPRSRVRTLIFLGIFITVIEVPALLLLLYWFLVQLANGLAAVSMPGVATVAYWAHIGGFALGMVVARLLPPRRDWGRD; encoded by the coding sequence CTGGTCCCGTTACGCGACAGCGAGCCGTCCGGAAGGTTTCCGTGGGTGACGATCACGCTGATCCTCGTCAACCTCTACGTGTTCATGCGCCAGTGGCTGCTGCCTCCGGACGCGGCCCAGGCGCTGATCGCGCAATGGGGCGTGATCCCGGCGCGCGTGGACGCCGCCTGGCAGGGCGCCGCGCTGTCGCAGCCCCACGTCCTGGCCACGCTGGTGACGGCCACGTTCCTTCACGGCGGCTGGCTGCACGTCGCCGGGAACATGCTCTTCCTCTGGGTGTTCGGGGACAACATCGAGGCGCGGTTGGGCTCGCTGCGCTATCTCCTCTTTTACTTGGCGGCCGGGGTGGTGGGGAACGTCGCGCACGTGCTGGCCAACCCGGGTTCCCTGGTGCCGGCCATCGGCGCGAGCGGCGCCGTGGCCGGCGTGCTGGGCGCGTACCTGGTGCTGTACCCGCGGTCCCGCGTGCGAACGCTCATCTTTCTCGGCATCTTCATCACCGTGATCGAGGTTCCGGCGCTGCTCCTCCTGCTGTACTGGTTCCTCGTGCAGTTGGCCAACGGCCTCGCGGCCGTCAGCATGCCCGGAGTGGCGACGGTCGCGTACTGGGCTCACATCGGCGGCTTCGCGCTGGGGATGGTCGTGGCGCGGCTGCTGCCGCCGCGGCGCGACTGGGGGAGGGACTGA
- a CDS encoding HAD family hydrolase produces the protein MIAAPAGGSGARGWRPAAVFFDLDGTLVETTADFYRGYFLLLAQEFGGDRGAELVAAVNAATEEVRAEGFRPAPVGERMLRGIARRLGLRFEDVASFFERFYATRYDGLAGTVRAIPGARRLVEAARGLGAFLGLASDPVFPRETILKRLAWGGLDPAAFALVLGAEEAHALKPTPDYFLELARLARVAPEACALVGNDPDLDGAAAAVGMRVFVLAGDAHAVTHREVQGPPKFEGARTGTVDDAVAWLAAFQRRE, from the coding sequence ATGATCGCAGCACCGGCCGGCGGGTCGGGGGCGCGCGGCTGGCGCCCGGCCGCGGTGTTCTTCGACTTGGACGGCACTCTTGTGGAGACCACCGCCGACTTCTATCGAGGCTACTTTCTTCTCCTGGCTCAGGAGTTCGGCGGCGATCGCGGCGCCGAACTCGTCGCCGCGGTGAACGCCGCCACCGAGGAGGTCCGCGCCGAAGGATTCCGGCCGGCGCCCGTCGGCGAGCGGATGCTTCGGGGCATCGCGCGCCGGCTCGGCCTGAGGTTCGAGGACGTCGCCTCCTTCTTCGAACGCTTCTACGCCACGCGGTACGACGGCCTCGCCGGCACCGTGCGCGCCATTCCCGGCGCGCGCCGCCTTGTGGAGGCGGCGCGCGGTCTGGGCGCGTTCCTCGGCCTGGCGAGCGACCCCGTCTTTCCCCGGGAGACCATCCTCAAGCGCCTGGCATGGGGCGGGCTCGACCCCGCCGCCTTCGCGCTGGTGCTAGGCGCCGAGGAGGCCCACGCCCTCAAGCCGACGCCCGACTACTTCCTGGAGCTCGCGCGGCTCGCGCGCGTCGCCCCGGAGGCGTGCGCCCTCGTGGGCAACGACCCGGATCTCGACGGCGCCGCGGCGGCGGTGGGGATGCGCGTGTTCGTCCTCGCCGGGGACGCGCATGCCGTCACGCACCGGGAGGTGCAGGGGCCGCCGAAGTTTGAGGGCGCCCGCACCGGCACCGTCGACGATGCCGTGGCGTGGCTCGCCGCGTTCCAGCGCCGCGAGTGA
- a CDS encoding sugar ABC transporter permease — MSPRRRRGQATRSTRPHAGGDRRPARSGRLALLFLLPFALVVFVFFVVPVVLTLLMSLTDVSVATGLGGFRWIGLDNYRRILGDPSAGLVLRNTFFYVGTTLVLFNVGLALVLALATSLVPERWGGLFRAAWLLPRITPSVVYVLVWKYMAAEPPYGVINQALGWLGIDSTQNWLYAKPWAMVIAINGLVGASMGMIIFSAAIRAIPREQLVAAHVDGAGSWSLIRHIVLPQLRWPALFVAAYQTLSLLASYEYILLATNGGPGYDTTEVWALYAFHTALSNYFGNAQFGLGAALATVLVLIGVAASVLYLRFFNFRTMTGGPRIEAA, encoded by the coding sequence ATGAGCCCGCGCCGCAGGCGGGGCCAGGCCACTCGATCCACCCGCCCGCACGCGGGGGGCGACCGGCGCCCGGCGCGGTCCGGGCGCCTGGCGCTCCTGTTCCTTCTCCCGTTTGCGCTCGTGGTGTTCGTCTTCTTCGTCGTGCCGGTCGTCCTGACGCTGCTGATGAGCCTCACGGACGTCAGCGTGGCCACCGGTCTGGGCGGCTTCCGCTGGATCGGGCTCGACAACTACCGGCGGATCCTCGGCGATCCGTCCGCCGGCCTGGTCCTGCGCAACACGTTCTTCTACGTCGGCACGACGCTCGTGTTGTTCAACGTCGGCCTGGCCCTGGTGCTGGCCCTGGCGACGTCTCTCGTGCCGGAGCGCTGGGGCGGCCTGTTTCGCGCGGCATGGCTTCTGCCGCGCATCACGCCGTCCGTGGTGTACGTCCTCGTGTGGAAGTACATGGCTGCCGAGCCGCCGTACGGCGTGATCAACCAGGCGCTCGGCTGGCTGGGCATCGACAGCACGCAGAACTGGCTCTACGCGAAACCGTGGGCGATGGTCATCGCCATCAACGGCCTTGTGGGCGCGTCGATGGGGATGATCATCTTCTCCGCGGCCATCCGGGCCATTCCACGCGAGCAACTGGTCGCCGCGCACGTGGACGGGGCCGGCTCATGGTCCCTCATCCGGCACATCGTGCTGCCGCAGCTGAGGTGGCCGGCGCTGTTCGTGGCGGCCTACCAGACGCTGTCGCTGCTGGCCTCGTACGAGTACATCCTTCTGGCCACAAACGGCGGGCCGGGCTACGACACGACGGAGGTCTGGGCGCTGTACGCGTTCCACACGGCGCTGTCGAACTACTTCGGCAACGCGCAGTTCGGCCTCGGCGCGGCGCTGGCCACGGTGCTGGTCCTCATCGGCGTGGCCGCGTCCGTTCTCTACCTGCGGTTCTTCAACTTCCGGACGATGACGGGCGGGCCGCGCATTGAAGCGGCGTGA
- a CDS encoding ABC transporter ATP-binding protein — protein MRVRLDHVTKRFGHVTAVSDLSLEFPEGRLVALLGPSGCGKSTTLFMLAGVLRPSEGTIRFDGVDVTGVPPQRRNVGMVFQSYALYPHMTVFENIAFPLRMQRLPSGEIRRRVQEMAELVQVEQLLNRRPEQLSGGQQQRVALARALVKRPSLLLLDEPFSNLDAQLRLTMRAEIRRVQRELGVTAVLVTHDQTEALTVSDWVVLMRAGRCVAQGAPYDLYHLPPNREAAAFIGQPPMNWFRGRMTGSRLHVDGLPVALPLPLEGRAEEVEIGVRPHHVQLVAPGRGQVDGAVAAVELLGHEKLVIVETSSGTGPGVRVCALVPADAAVVEGENVGIRLPVSRLHLFRAGDGRRIALPGAAARRAAAAGVAEARDEEAAAEESAV, from the coding sequence ATGAGAGTGAGGCTGGACCACGTCACGAAACGGTTCGGGCACGTGACCGCCGTGTCGGACCTCTCGCTGGAGTTTCCCGAGGGGCGGCTCGTGGCGTTGCTGGGCCCCTCCGGCTGCGGCAAGTCCACGACCCTGTTCATGCTCGCGGGTGTGTTGCGCCCCAGTGAAGGGACGATCCGTTTCGACGGCGTCGACGTCACCGGCGTGCCGCCGCAGCGGCGAAACGTGGGCATGGTCTTCCAGAGCTACGCGCTGTACCCCCACATGACGGTGTTCGAGAACATCGCCTTCCCGCTGCGCATGCAGAGGCTGCCCTCCGGCGAGATCCGCCGGCGCGTCCAGGAGATGGCGGAACTCGTTCAGGTCGAGCAGCTTCTCAACCGCCGGCCGGAGCAACTTTCGGGCGGGCAGCAACAGCGCGTGGCGCTGGCGCGCGCGTTGGTGAAGCGGCCCTCGCTTCTCCTCCTTGACGAGCCGTTCTCCAACCTCGATGCGCAGCTTCGCCTGACCATGCGCGCCGAGATCCGGCGCGTCCAGCGTGAGCTGGGCGTGACGGCCGTGCTCGTGACGCACGACCAAACCGAGGCGCTGACGGTTTCCGACTGGGTCGTCCTCATGCGCGCTGGGCGGTGCGTCGCCCAGGGCGCGCCGTACGACCTGTACCACTTGCCACCGAACCGCGAGGCGGCCGCGTTCATCGGCCAGCCGCCCATGAACTGGTTCCGGGGCCGGATGACCGGTTCCCGCCTGCATGTGGACGGCCTGCCGGTCGCCCTGCCGCTGCCGCTCGAGGGACGCGCCGAGGAGGTAGAGATCGGCGTGCGGCCGCACCACGTGCAGCTCGTGGCGCCTGGCAGGGGGCAGGTGGACGGCGCCGTGGCGGCCGTCGAGCTTTTGGGGCACGAGAAGCTGGTGATCGTCGAAACGTCGTCCGGGACGGGCCCGGGCGTGCGGGTGTGCGCGCTCGTCCCGGCGGATGCAGCCGTCGTCGAGGGCGAAAACGTTGGGATTCGCCTGCCGGTTTCGCGGCTCCACCTGTTCCGCGCCGGCGACGGCCGGCGGATCGCGTTGCCGGGTGCGGCCGCGCGGCGCGCTGCCGCGGCCGGAGTTGCGGAAGCGCGAGACGAGGAAGCCGCCGCCGAGGAGAGCGCCGTTTGA
- a CDS encoding carbohydrate ABC transporter permease translates to MLGSVSETRRPAWGAWLLLAAVTLPLAAFYAWLLLASWSDGMEGFRPLALTARNWSFLWSADPMAPSVWKLTLNTFLFAALVALGEIGLASTAAYALSRLHVPGRRLWLSMLIILHAFPGITLLVAMFVLLQRLGLYDTLLGVVLAKIALDLPFHAWVLKGFYDQVSWDHEMAGLLDGANRLTVWRRVVLPIIRPGLVASGVFAFLSGWSEFLLPYVLAPGAETQTLSVYLGSLLSQADMADYGTVAAVAVFYMAPVLLVYFFLQRFLVELYSGGVKR, encoded by the coding sequence GTGCTCGGTTCGGTCAGCGAGACGCGACGCCCGGCTTGGGGCGCGTGGCTCTTGCTGGCGGCGGTGACGCTGCCGCTGGCGGCGTTTTACGCGTGGCTGTTGCTGGCCTCCTGGAGCGACGGCATGGAGGGGTTCCGGCCGCTGGCGCTCACGGCGAGAAACTGGTCGTTCCTGTGGTCGGCCGACCCCATGGCGCCGAGCGTGTGGAAGTTGACGCTGAACACGTTCCTGTTCGCGGCGCTGGTGGCGTTGGGCGAGATCGGCCTCGCGAGCACGGCCGCGTACGCCCTGTCGAGGCTGCACGTGCCCGGGCGACGCCTGTGGCTGTCGATGCTCATCATCCTCCACGCGTTTCCGGGCATCACGCTGCTCGTGGCCATGTTCGTGCTGCTTCAGCGGCTCGGCCTGTACGACACGCTCTTGGGCGTGGTGCTGGCGAAGATCGCGCTCGACCTGCCGTTCCACGCCTGGGTCCTCAAGGGCTTCTACGACCAGGTCTCCTGGGATCACGAGATGGCGGGGCTGCTTGACGGCGCGAACCGCCTGACGGTATGGCGCCGCGTCGTGCTGCCGATCATCCGCCCGGGTCTGGTCGCGTCCGGGGTGTTCGCGTTCCTGTCGGGGTGGAGCGAGTTCCTCCTGCCCTACGTGCTGGCGCCCGGCGCGGAGACGCAGACGCTGTCCGTGTATCTGGGGAGCCTCCTGTCCCAGGCCGACATGGCGGACTACGGCACGGTCGCGGCCGTGGCCGTCTTCTACATGGCGCCGGTGCTCCTCGTCTACTTCTTCTTGCAGCGATTCCTGGTCGAGCTGTACTCGGGGGGTGTGAAGCGATGA
- the ruvX gene encoding Holliday junction resolvase RuvX has protein sequence MRVLALDVGERTLGVAVSDPLGWTAQGLLTLRRTRDERDCDAVLDLVRRYEVERVVVGLPRNMDGSEGERARRTRRFAEQLRRRLPVPVEEWDERLTTVQAERALLDADLSRAKRKRVVDAVAATLILQSYLERHRRAGDG, from the coding sequence TTGCGCGTGCTCGCGCTCGACGTCGGCGAGCGGACGCTGGGCGTGGCCGTCAGCGATCCGCTGGGCTGGACGGCCCAGGGTCTCCTCACGCTGCGGCGCACGCGGGACGAGCGCGACTGCGACGCGGTCCTGGACCTCGTCCGCCGGTACGAGGTCGAGCGGGTCGTCGTCGGCCTTCCGCGCAACATGGACGGCAGCGAAGGCGAGCGGGCCCGGCGCACGCGCCGCTTCGCCGAGCAGTTGCGACGCCGGCTGCCGGTCCCGGTGGAGGAGTGGGACGAGCGTCTCACCACGGTGCAGGCGGAGCGCGCCCTTCTGGACGCCGACCTCTCGCGGGCCAAGCGGAAGCGGGTCGTCGACGCCGTCGCGGCGACGCTCATTCTACAATCGTACCTCGAACGCCACCGGCGCGCGGGGGACGGGTGA
- a CDS encoding extracellular solute-binding protein, with the protein MTVLRLSGQRKHVGWRKRAAALAAAALVAGVLTGCGAAGSKEGAAAPSVEGRVETVTLRAITIGGPTERYRFDNLKDAAERLNQELEKEGDRVRVRLEGQHVDRPWDQYKQQFILAAEAGKAPDIILSGHEDVAPWSAAGYIVPLDQYVRGKPVYDDIFPTLWKSVTLDGKIWAIPQDVEARPLFYWKSQLKQLGWSDEQIRTLPDRILKGEFTLDDVLSTAKQLQDKGIVPAGQGFWTRPQPGPDFYMFYLAFGGQLQDPSTGKLVLDKQALLKEYEFFARASQELGVMRPSLLGTDWSIWHRTVSEKKVGFFVGGSWQVAVWKDQYGLSDEGMQDLGYALLPAGERGHPGVTLSHPLVYMVTAQSKHPDLAARLILEATAPELNARHAVASNHLAIMRSELQNADYKGDKLLNDVAYMVEHAGFLPLHGQFGNYDQAVYRGLSAVIAGQQKPQQAVDVVVRQLQSQLRDQVIIR; encoded by the coding sequence GTGACGGTGCTGCGATTGTCCGGTCAGCGCAAGCACGTGGGTTGGCGCAAGCGGGCCGCGGCGCTGGCGGCGGCGGCGCTTGTCGCCGGCGTCCTGACCGGCTGCGGCGCGGCCGGGTCAAAGGAGGGCGCCGCGGCGCCATCGGTCGAAGGCCGCGTCGAGACGGTGACGCTCCGCGCGATCACCATCGGTGGGCCGACGGAGCGGTACCGTTTCGACAATCTTAAGGACGCGGCCGAGCGGCTGAACCAGGAACTTGAGAAGGAGGGCGACCGCGTGCGCGTCCGTCTCGAGGGACAGCACGTGGATCGCCCGTGGGACCAGTACAAGCAGCAGTTCATCCTTGCGGCCGAGGCGGGGAAGGCGCCGGACATCATCCTCAGCGGCCACGAGGACGTGGCGCCGTGGTCGGCGGCGGGGTACATCGTCCCCCTCGACCAGTATGTCCGCGGCAAGCCCGTGTACGACGACATCTTTCCGACGCTCTGGAAGTCGGTGACCCTCGACGGGAAGATCTGGGCGATTCCGCAGGACGTGGAGGCGCGGCCGCTCTTCTACTGGAAGTCGCAGCTCAAGCAACTCGGCTGGAGCGACGAGCAGATCCGCACGTTGCCGGATCGCATCCTGAAGGGCGAGTTCACGCTGGACGACGTGCTGTCGACGGCGAAGCAGCTTCAGGACAAGGGCATCGTCCCGGCCGGGCAGGGCTTCTGGACACGGCCGCAGCCCGGGCCCGACTTCTACATGTTCTACCTGGCCTTCGGGGGCCAGCTGCAGGACCCGTCGACCGGGAAGCTTGTGCTGGACAAGCAGGCGCTGTTGAAGGAGTACGAGTTCTTCGCGCGGGCCAGCCAGGAACTCGGCGTGATGCGGCCGTCGCTGCTGGGCACGGACTGGTCGATCTGGCACCGGACGGTGAGCGAAAAGAAGGTCGGCTTCTTCGTCGGCGGATCCTGGCAGGTCGCGGTGTGGAAGGACCAGTACGGGCTCTCGGACGAGGGGATGCAGGACCTGGGCTACGCCCTTCTGCCGGCCGGAGAGCGCGGCCATCCGGGCGTGACGCTGTCGCATCCGCTGGTGTACATGGTCACGGCCCAGTCCAAGCACCCGGACCTGGCCGCGCGGTTGATTCTTGAGGCGACGGCTCCTGAGCTCAACGCGCGGCACGCGGTGGCCAGCAATCACCTGGCGATCATGCGTTCGGAGCTGCAGAACGCGGACTACAAGGGTGACAAGCTGCTGAACGACGTGGCCTACATGGTCGAGCACGCCGGCTTCCTGCCGCTTCACGGCCAGTTCGGCAACTATGACCAGGCCGTGTACCGCGGGCTGTCGGCGGTGATCGCGGGGCAGCAGAAGCCCCAGCAGGCGGTCGACGTCGTGGTCCGCCAGCTGCAGTCGCAGCTCCGCGACCAGGTGATCATCCGATGA
- a CDS encoding DUF1292 domain-containing protein, whose product MANDSYDEEYLEDEHIVLTDDEGQEHTFELLDVIDVDGKRYAVLTPEEEEDDEAVVLRIEEDEDGEEVLVDIEDDAEWERVAARWEEIQSEWEDDEEYGTYEDEGDDEDDEEDWN is encoded by the coding sequence GTGGCCAACGACAGCTACGACGAGGAGTACTTGGAGGACGAGCACATCGTCCTGACGGATGACGAAGGCCAGGAACACACCTTTGAACTGCTCGATGTCATCGATGTCGACGGCAAGCGGTACGCGGTCCTGACTCCGGAAGAAGAAGAGGACGACGAAGCCGTCGTGCTGCGCATCGAGGAGGACGAGGACGGCGAAGAGGTGCTCGTCGACATCGAGGACGACGCCGAGTGGGAACGGGTCGCCGCTCGTTGGGAAGAGATCCAGTCCGAGTGGGAAGACGACGAGGAATACGGCACGTACGAGGACGAAGGGGACGACGAGGACGACGAAGAGGACTGGAACTGA
- a CDS encoding gamma-glutamyltransferase family protein, translating into MFPYPSRRHPVYAANGMVATSQPLAAQAGLSVLQAGGNAIDAAVATAAALTVLEPASNGIGGDAFAIVWTNGRLYGLNASGPAPRLLSIEALHRAGLSELPRYGWAPVTVPGAPAAWAALSARFGRIGLERALAPAVAYAERGYPVSPVLGAAWQRAYSVYEAQPERETFRAWFETFAPEGRPPRIGEVWRSPDHARTLQRIAETGAEAFYRGDLAERIDRASREQGGYLRKEDLESFRPEWVDPVHVRYRGYDVWELPPNGQGLVALMALNILDGFEFAARETVETYHLQIEAVKLAFADGLRYIADPRSMSVRVADLLSPGYAEERRRSIGAQALEPAPGRPPAGGTVYLCTADAEGNMVSYIQSNYMGFGSGVVVPGTGIALQNRGHNFSLDPTHDNALAPGKRPYHTIIPGFLTKDGQPVGPFGVMGGFMQPQGHVQLVSNLVDFHLNPQAALDAPRWQWIEGRAVEFEEGVPRHIVEALARRGHAARWALGSGGFGRGQVILRLPDGVLVGGSEPRADGQVAAW; encoded by the coding sequence ATGTTTCCGTACCCGTCCCGTCGTCATCCCGTCTACGCCGCCAACGGGATGGTGGCCACCTCGCAACCCCTGGCGGCGCAGGCGGGGCTCTCGGTGCTGCAGGCCGGAGGCAACGCGATCGACGCCGCCGTCGCGACCGCCGCTGCGCTGACCGTCCTCGAGCCGGCGTCGAACGGCATCGGCGGGGACGCGTTTGCCATCGTGTGGACCAACGGGCGGCTGTACGGCTTGAACGCGAGCGGGCCGGCTCCGCGCCTGCTCTCGATCGAGGCGCTCCATCGCGCGGGGCTGTCGGAACTGCCGCGCTACGGGTGGGCGCCGGTCACGGTGCCGGGGGCGCCGGCCGCCTGGGCTGCCCTGTCGGCGCGCTTCGGGCGCATCGGCCTGGAGCGCGCGCTGGCGCCGGCCGTGGCGTACGCGGAGCGGGGCTACCCCGTCTCCCCGGTGCTGGGCGCGGCGTGGCAACGCGCCTACAGCGTGTACGAAGCCCAGCCTGAACGGGAGACGTTCCGCGCCTGGTTCGAGACGTTCGCCCCGGAGGGCCGGCCGCCGCGCATCGGCGAAGTGTGGCGCTCGCCGGACCACGCGCGCACGTTGCAGCGCATCGCGGAGACGGGCGCCGAGGCGTTCTACCGCGGAGACCTGGCGGAACGGATCGACCGCGCCTCCCGGGAGCAGGGCGGGTACCTGCGGAAGGAGGACCTGGAATCGTTCCGCCCCGAGTGGGTCGACCCGGTCCACGTCCGCTACCGCGGGTACGACGTGTGGGAGCTGCCGCCGAACGGGCAGGGGCTGGTCGCCCTCATGGCGCTGAACATCCTGGACGGCTTCGAGTTCGCCGCACGCGAGACCGTCGAGACCTACCACCTGCAGATCGAAGCGGTGAAGCTCGCGTTCGCGGACGGGCTCCGCTACATCGCGGACCCCCGGTCCATGTCGGTCCGCGTGGCCGACCTGCTTTCCCCGGGATACGCCGAGGAGCGACGCCGCTCCATCGGCGCGCAGGCGCTGGAGCCGGCGCCCGGACGCCCGCCCGCCGGAGGGACGGTGTACCTCTGCACGGCCGACGCGGAGGGCAACATGGTTTCGTACATCCAGAGCAATTACATGGGGTTCGGGTCTGGCGTCGTCGTCCCCGGGACGGGCATCGCGCTGCAGAACCGGGGTCACAACTTCAGCCTGGACCCCACGCACGACAACGCCCTGGCGCCGGGCAAGCGGCCCTACCACACGATCATCCCCGGCTTTCTCACGAAGGACGGGCAGCCCGTCGGCCCGTTCGGCGTGATGGGCGGCTTCATGCAGCCGCAGGGGCACGTGCAGCTCGTGAGCAATCTCGTCGACTTCCACCTCAACCCGCAGGCCGCCCTCGACGCGCCGCGCTGGCAATGGATCGAAGGCCGCGCGGTCGAGTTCGAAGAGGGCGTGCCGCGCCACATCGTGGAAGCGCTGGCGCGGCGTGGCCACGCGGCTCGATGGGCGCTCGGCTCGGGCGGTTTCGGACGGGGTCAGGTGATCCTTCGCCTGCCGGACGGGGTGCTCGTCGGCGGCAGCGAGCCGCGTGCGGACGGGCAGGTCGCCGCCTGGTAG